From a region of the Candidatus Blochmanniella camponoti genome:
- the aceE gene encoding pyruvate dehydrogenase (acetyl-transferring), homodimeric type — protein MLERLSDDVDPIETQDWLKSISSVIQREGVERAQFLMNQIIHEACNNGVIISNNKITNDYINTIPVKDEPEYPGNLEIEERICAAVRWNAIMMVLHASKKNLDLGGHIASFQSSATLYEVCFNHFFRARNKHDGGDLVYFQGHISPGIYARAFLEGRLHEDQINHFRQEVKNLGLPSYPHPKLMPDFWQFPTVSMGLASISAIYQAKFLKYLNNRNLKDTTLQTVYTFLGDGEMDEPESKGALNIAAREKLDNLIFIINCNLQRLDGPVIGNGKIINDLENIFKGSGWEVIKVIWGSKWDALLHKDTSGKLIQLMNETVDGDYQTFKSKNGAYVREHFFGKYPETSTLVDDMSDSEIWALDRGGHDPKKVFAALEKAKNSSGKPVVILAHTVKGYGMGSSAEGMNVAHQIKKINIEGIRYFRDRFNLNLVKDDQIESLPYLKFKEGSQEHIYLHERRKTLFGYIPNRLQHATNSLELPTLEHFHPLLIQQNKDISTTLAFIRVLNILLKYTPIKNRLVPIIADEGRTFGMEGLFRQIGIYSSMGQQYTPQDHDLLAYYREDKQGQILQEGISELGAAASWLAAATSYSTNDFPMIPFYVYYSMFGFQRIGDFFWAAADQQARGFLIGGTSGRTTLNGEGLQHADGHSHIQSLTIPNCISYDPAYAYEIAVIIQDGLMRMYGSNPENVYYYITTLNEKYHMPAMPIGVEEGIRKGIYKLESLSGKNGKIQLMGSGAILRLVREAAKILSQEYDVSSDVYSVTSFTELARNGQDCERWNMLHPMDIPKIPYITTILNDFPTIAATDYMKLFAEQIRCFIPGHHFFVLGTDGFGRSDSRKNLRHHFEVNTGYVVTAALAQLVKKGHIRADVVLNAIKIFDIDPDKINPRLI, from the coding sequence ATGTTAGAACGTTTATCTGATGATGTGGATCCCATAGAAACACAAGATTGGTTAAAATCTATTTCTTCAGTTATTCAAAGAGAAGGTGTTGAGCGAGCTCAATTTTTAATGAATCAAATTATACATGAAGCCTGTAATAATGGCGTTATTATTTCTAATAATAAAATAACAAATGATTATATAAATACTATTCCAGTTAAAGATGAACCAGAATATCCCGGAAATTTAGAAATAGAAGAGCGCATATGTGCTGCTGTGCGTTGGAATGCCATCATGATGGTATTGCATGCATCAAAAAAAAACTTGGATTTAGGAGGTCATATCGCCTCATTCCAATCTTCCGCTACATTATATGAAGTGTGTTTTAACCATTTTTTTCGTGCGCGTAATAAGCACGATGGAGGTGACTTAGTATATTTTCAAGGCCATATTTCACCTGGTATATATGCCCGTGCTTTTCTTGAAGGACGATTGCATGAGGACCAAATAAATCATTTTCGCCAAGAAGTAAAAAATTTAGGACTTCCTTCATATCCTCATCCAAAATTAATGCCAGATTTTTGGCAATTTCCTACAGTTTCTATGGGTCTTGCTTCAATTAGTGCAATTTATCAAGCAAAATTTTTAAAATACTTGAATAATAGAAATCTAAAAGACACCACTTTGCAAACAGTATACACTTTTTTAGGAGACGGAGAGATGGATGAACCTGAATCTAAAGGAGCGCTTAATATTGCTGCTAGAGAAAAATTGGATAATTTAATTTTTATTATTAATTGTAATCTACAACGATTAGATGGTCCAGTAATAGGAAATGGAAAAATTATTAATGACTTAGAAAATATATTTAAAGGGTCAGGGTGGGAAGTAATTAAAGTTATTTGGGGAAGTAAATGGGATGCATTATTACACAAGGATACTAGCGGCAAGCTCATTCAACTTATGAATGAAACGGTTGATGGAGACTATCAAACGTTTAAATCTAAAAATGGTGCTTATGTACGTGAACACTTTTTTGGTAAATATCCAGAAACTAGCACGTTGGTAGACGATATGAGTGACTCTGAAATTTGGGCATTAGATCGCGGTGGACATGATCCTAAAAAAGTATTTGCTGCTTTAGAAAAAGCTAAAAATAGTTCTGGAAAACCTGTTGTAATATTGGCACATACTGTTAAAGGTTATGGTATGGGTTCTAGTGCAGAAGGAATGAACGTTGCGCATCAAATAAAAAAAATTAACATAGAAGGGATACGTTATTTTAGGGATAGATTTAACTTAAATCTCGTCAAAGATGACCAAATTGAATCTTTACCTTATTTAAAATTTAAAGAAGGTTCTCAGGAACACATATACTTACATGAGCGACGTAAAACATTATTTGGATACATTCCAAATAGGTTGCAACATGCAACTAATTCTCTAGAACTACCAACATTAGAACATTTTCATCCTTTGCTAATACAACAAAATAAAGATATTTCTACTACTCTTGCATTTATACGTGTTCTAAACATATTACTAAAATACACCCCAATTAAAAATAGACTAGTACCTATAATTGCTGATGAAGGCCGAACATTTGGGATGGAAGGGCTGTTTCGTCAAATCGGTATTTATAGCTCTATGGGACAACAATACACTCCTCAGGATCATGATTTACTTGCATATTATCGTGAAGATAAACAAGGTCAAATTTTACAAGAAGGTATCAGCGAATTAGGCGCAGCAGCGTCGTGGTTAGCAGCCGCTACCTCATACAGTACTAACGACTTCCCCATGATACCATTTTATGTATATTATTCAATGTTTGGTTTTCAAAGAATCGGAGATTTTTTTTGGGCTGCTGCTGATCAACAAGCTCGAGGATTTTTGATCGGAGGGACATCTGGTCGAACTACTTTAAATGGCGAAGGATTGCAACATGCTGATGGTCACAGTCACATTCAGTCATTAACAATTCCTAATTGCATTTCTTATGATCCAGCATATGCATATGAAATTGCTGTTATTATACAAGATGGCCTCATGCGTATGTACGGAAGTAATCCAGAAAATGTATATTATTACATAACTACATTAAATGAAAAATATCATATGCCAGCCATGCCAATAGGAGTTGAAGAAGGTATTAGAAAAGGAATTTATAAGTTAGAATCTTTATCGGGAAAAAATGGAAAAATTCAATTGATGGGGTCTGGTGCTATTTTACGTCTTGTTCGTGAAGCAGCTAAAATCTTATCTCAAGAATATGACGTAAGTTCTGATGTATATAGTGTTACCTCGTTTACTGAATTAGCAAGGAATGGGCAAGACTGCGAACGCTGGAATATGTTACATCCCATGGATATACCCAAAATACCGTACATTACTACCATATTGAATGATTTTCCCACTATAGCTGCCACTGATTATATGAAATTGTTTGCAGAACAAATTAGATGTTTTATTCCAGGTCATCATTTTTTTGTATTAGGCACAGATGGATTTGGTCGTTCCGATAGTCGAAAAAATTTACGACATCATTTTGAAGTAAATACAGGTTATGTGGTTACTGCCGCATTAGCCCAATTAGTAAAAAAAGGCCATATTCGCGCTGATGTTGTTCTAAACGCTATCAAAATATTTGATATTGACCCTGACAAAATTAATCCACGCCTAATATAA
- the mrcB gene encoding bifunctional glycosyl transferase/transpeptidase, protein MNQLSYKYHSVIVQRALFFLYTVMCFFLFIIILIVVYGIFLDKKVQSRIDGKVWRLPTIIYSRMINVEPNMSYHKNDIIHLLEALQYRQVSKITHSGEFVVHNNDIELFRRSFNFPSGEEGEIHVSFFFNQEKLLRIYNQDTKNNFGLFRFDPKIMSILYAPNKQQRLFIPRSGFPDILIDMLLAVEDRYFYRHDGIQISSIGRAFLANVFSGRTVQGGSTLTQQLVKNLFLNNTRSLWRKFNEAYMALIFDHRYSKDRILELYLNEIYFGQNGNDQIHGFPLASFYYFGRPINELSIDQQAMLVGMIKGASLYNPWKNPHITLERRNLILKLLEHRNIIDKKICAILSARPLGTQPKDEILILQPAFTQMVNEEIQNIDQIHDFSGIKIFTTLDPISQKAAEQAMELGIHKLRHYYNVKDLEGAIVVVDRFSGKIRAMVGGSDPHFSGFNRAMHARRSIGSLAKPAVYLAALSHPDKYHLNTWIADEPIHLQQPNGVIWSPKNYDRKFRGKVTLIDAFIKSLNVPTVNLGMTIGLDAISDVLKKLGISPDFISSFPSILLGSISLTPIEVAQEFQTIASGGQYSALSSVCYIMNEEDMVLYQHFTKTERVIFPQAAYLTLYAMQQVVTRGTSCILSLKFPCSQLAAKTGTTNDLRDSWFVGIDDTEVTVIWIGRDNNGRTKLTGTNGALTLYNLYLDHKNPTPLHLELPSGIKNIPIDNCGNFTLNDSKNTDCQVLPVWVNDWQLLFQSLKESKIISYNQQSINTVEEKGTHNTK, encoded by the coding sequence ATGAATCAATTATCATATAAGTATCATTCTGTCATTGTGCAACGAGCTTTATTTTTTTTATACACTGTAATGTGCTTTTTTTTGTTTATTATCATTTTAATTGTAGTGTATGGAATATTTTTAGATAAGAAGGTTCAAAGTCGTATTGATGGAAAGGTTTGGAGACTACCTACTATTATTTATAGCCGTATGATTAATGTAGAACCTAATATGTCGTATCATAAAAATGATATAATTCATTTATTGGAAGCGTTACAGTATCGCCAAGTCTCTAAAATTACTCATTCAGGAGAATTTGTTGTACATAATAATGACATTGAATTATTTCGTAGGTCTTTTAATTTTCCAAGTGGAGAAGAAGGAGAGATACATGTATCCTTTTTTTTTAATCAAGAAAAATTACTTCGCATTTACAATCAAGACACAAAGAATAATTTTGGTTTATTTCGATTTGATCCTAAGATCATGTCTATTTTATATGCTCCCAATAAGCAACAAAGATTATTTATACCAAGATCAGGATTTCCAGATATATTAATAGATATGTTGTTAGCTGTTGAAGATCGTTATTTTTATCGGCATGATGGTATTCAGATATCTTCTATTGGTCGCGCTTTTTTAGCAAATGTTTTTTCCGGTCGTACTGTACAAGGCGGAAGTACTTTAACGCAACAATTGGTAAAAAATTTATTTTTAAATAATACACGATCGTTGTGGCGTAAATTTAATGAAGCCTATATGGCTTTAATTTTTGATCATCGATATAGTAAGGACCGTATTCTTGAATTATATTTGAATGAAATATATTTTGGTCAAAACGGAAATGATCAAATTCATGGATTTCCTTTAGCTAGTTTTTATTATTTTGGTCGACCGATCAATGAATTAAGTATAGATCAACAGGCAATGTTAGTGGGGATGATAAAAGGCGCGTCTTTATATAATCCCTGGAAAAATCCACACATAACACTGGAACGTCGCAATTTAATACTCAAATTATTAGAACATAGAAATATTATTGATAAAAAAATATGTGCTATTCTTAGTGCGCGACCTTTAGGAACTCAGCCAAAGGATGAGATATTAATCTTACAACCTGCTTTTACACAAATGGTAAATGAAGAAATACAAAATATTGATCAAATTCATGATTTTTCTGGAATAAAAATATTTACTACGTTAGATCCTATTTCCCAAAAAGCAGCAGAACAGGCAATGGAATTGGGTATTCATAAATTAAGACATTATTATAATGTAAAAGATTTAGAAGGAGCCATAGTTGTAGTAGATCGATTTAGTGGAAAAATACGAGCTATGGTAGGAGGATCTGATCCCCATTTTTCTGGATTTAATCGTGCGATGCATGCTCGTCGTTCTATAGGTTCATTAGCAAAGCCAGCAGTGTATTTAGCAGCTCTAAGTCATCCTGATAAATATCACCTCAATACATGGATTGCTGATGAGCCTATTCATTTACAACAACCAAATGGAGTAATTTGGTCCCCTAAAAATTATGACCGAAAATTTCGAGGTAAGGTCACTCTTATTGATGCTTTTATTAAATCTCTTAATGTACCTACTGTTAATTTAGGCATGACAATAGGATTAGACGCTATTTCTGATGTTTTAAAAAAATTGGGCATTTCGCCTGATTTTATTTCTTCCTTTCCATCTATCCTTTTAGGATCCATTAGTTTGACACCTATAGAAGTCGCTCAAGAATTTCAAACTATTGCTAGCGGCGGGCAATATTCTGCCTTATCATCTGTTTGTTATATTATGAACGAAGAAGATATGGTATTATATCAACATTTTACTAAGACAGAGCGTGTTATTTTCCCTCAAGCAGCTTATTTAACGTTATATGCAATGCAACAAGTAGTAACACGAGGAACGTCTTGTATTTTATCTTTAAAATTTCCTTGTTCTCAGTTAGCCGCAAAAACCGGAACTACTAATGATCTTCGTGATAGTTGGTTTGTTGGAATTGATGACACAGAAGTAACTGTGATTTGGATAGGACGTGACAATAATGGAAGAACTAAGTTAACAGGTACTAATGGCGCATTAACTCTATATAATTTGTATTTAGATCATAAAAATCCTACTCCTTTACATTTAGAACTACCTAGTGGTATTAAGAACATACCTATAGATAATTGTGGTAATTTTACATTAAATGATAGCAAAAATACTGATTGTCAGGTCTTGCCAGTGTGGGTGAATGATTGGCAATTATTATTTCAGTCACTTAAAGAATCAAAAATAATCTCGTATAATCAACAATCGATAAATACCGTAGAAGAAAAAGGTACTCACAATACCAAATGA
- the erpA gene encoding iron-sulfur cluster insertion protein ErpA has product MNNDAKFPIQLTDFAASKVKFFTENEIINSNLHLKLRVYIVGGGCSGFQYGFILDDKISSDDCIIKNNGATLVIDPMSLQYLFGGIIDYYEGLEGSRFVVINPNAKNTCSCGSSFSV; this is encoded by the coding sequence ATGAATAATGATGCAAAATTTCCTATACAATTGACTGATTTTGCGGCCAGCAAAGTAAAGTTTTTTACTGAAAATGAAATAATTAATAGTAATTTACATTTAAAATTGCGCGTATATATTGTAGGAGGAGGTTGCAGTGGGTTTCAATATGGTTTTATCTTAGATGATAAAATTTCTAGCGATGATTGTATTATAAAAAATAACGGTGCCACTTTAGTAATAGACCCTATGAGCCTGCAATATTTATTTGGAGGTATTATAGATTATTACGAAGGATTAGAAGGATCTCGATTTGTTGTAATCAATCCAAATGCCAAGAATACTTGTAGTTGTGGTTCTTCTTTCAGTGTATAA
- a CDS encoding CTP synthase: MRVNYIFVTGGVVSSLGKGIATASLAAVLEARGLSVTIIKLDPYINMDPGTISPVQHGEVFITEDGAETDLDLGHYERFIRTKMRHHNNFTAGKIYADVLRKERRGDYLGATIQIIPHVTDTIKKWLIAGASGHDVLLVEIGGTVGDIESLPFLEAIRQMVMEVNREQTLYIHLTLVPFIAVSGELKTKPTQHSVKELLSIGIQPDILICRSDRVISNSERKKISLFCNVPKQAIIALQDVDSIYKIPALLKDQGLDNYICKRFNLNCPEANLSDWEEVIYYQEHPIGEVTVGMVGKYIELIDAYKSVTEALKHAGIKNRFIVNIRLINSQDVEKLGIEKTLKDLDAILVPGGFGYRGVEGKILSAQYARENNIPYFGICLGMQVALIEFARHVAGMPEANSTEFVTNCKCPVIALITECKDENGIFITHNNNANLGGTMRLGNQACYLIKGSLTHQIYGKSTILERHRHRYEVNNMLLKHITRAGLSCVGFSEKNNLVEVIEYPNHPWFIGSQFHPEFNSTPREGHPLFIGFIKAAIEYQHRHNKLI; this comes from the coding sequence GTGAGAGTGAATTATATTTTTGTAACTGGTGGCGTGGTATCATCTTTGGGTAAGGGCATTGCTACAGCATCTTTGGCTGCAGTTTTAGAGGCTCGTGGTCTCAGTGTAACTATAATAAAGTTAGATCCTTATATCAATATGGACCCTGGTACAATTAGCCCCGTACAACATGGAGAAGTGTTTATTACTGAAGATGGAGCAGAGACCGATTTAGATTTAGGGCATTATGAACGTTTCATTCGTACTAAAATGAGACATCATAATAACTTTACTGCTGGTAAAATTTATGCTGATGTTTTGCGGAAAGAGCGTCGTGGAGATTATTTAGGCGCTACGATACAGATTATTCCTCATGTTACTGACACTATAAAGAAATGGCTTATAGCAGGTGCTTCTGGTCACGATGTGTTGTTAGTAGAAATAGGTGGCACAGTGGGTGATATTGAATCATTACCCTTTTTAGAAGCTATTAGGCAAATGGTAATGGAAGTAAATAGAGAACAAACTTTATACATACATCTGACATTAGTGCCTTTTATCGCAGTATCTGGAGAACTAAAAACTAAGCCAACACAACATTCAGTAAAAGAATTGCTTTCTATTGGTATTCAACCTGACATTTTAATTTGTAGATCTGATCGAGTAATCAGTAATAGTGAACGAAAAAAAATTTCTTTGTTTTGCAATGTACCTAAGCAAGCGATAATTGCTCTGCAAGATGTAGATTCAATTTATAAAATACCTGCTTTACTTAAAGATCAAGGATTAGATAATTATATTTGCAAACGTTTTAATTTAAATTGTCCTGAGGCAAATCTATCAGATTGGGAGGAAGTAATTTATTATCAAGAACATCCGATAGGAGAAGTGACTGTTGGTATGGTAGGTAAATATATTGAATTGATAGATGCTTACAAATCAGTGACAGAAGCATTAAAGCATGCTGGAATAAAAAACCGTTTTATTGTTAATATTCGTCTTATTAACTCCCAAGATGTGGAAAAATTGGGTATAGAAAAAACACTGAAGGATTTAGATGCTATTTTAGTACCTGGAGGATTTGGTTATCGCGGAGTGGAAGGAAAAATTTTATCCGCACAATATGCTCGAGAAAACAATATACCGTATTTTGGAATTTGCTTGGGCATGCAAGTAGCATTGATCGAATTCGCTCGCCATGTTGCTGGAATGCCAGAAGCCAATTCTACAGAATTTGTAACTAATTGTAAATGTCCAGTAATAGCTTTAATAACTGAGTGTAAAGATGAGAATGGTATTTTTATAACACACAATAATAATGCTAATTTGGGTGGTACTATGCGCTTAGGTAATCAAGCGTGTTATTTAATTAAGGGAAGTTTAACGCATCAAATATATGGCAAAAGCACTATATTAGAACGTCATCGACATCGTTATGAAGTAAACAATATGTTGTTAAAACATATAACACGTGCTGGATTAAGTTGTGTTGGCTTTTCTGAAAAAAATAATTTAGTAGAAGTAATTGAATATCCAAATCATCCATGGTTTATAGGTAGTCAGTTCCACCCCGAATTTAATTCTACACCTCGTGAAGGTCATCCTTTATTTATAGGTTTTATAAAAGCCGCAATAGAATACCAACATCGTCATAATAAATTAATTTAG
- the eno gene encoding phosphopyruvate hydratase, with protein MPKILNIVGREVIDSRGNPTVETEVYIKGGSRFASVPSGASVGSQEALELRDNNNNRFFGKGVTKAVSAVNGPIRKALIGMDVTQQRVIDTIMIDLDGTSNKSKFGANAILSVSLAVAKAASAFKNVPLYQHISDLYDAPTNTFVIPLPMMNIINGGKHADNNLDIQEFMIIPIGAKTIKEAIQMGSEISHNLRVILNNKGISTQLGDEGGYAPNLNSHATALELIKESIEQSDYILKEDVVLAIDCAASELFDTSTNRYNIKSEKKFFTSEEFTYYLSSLAQKYSIVSIEDGQSEYDWDGFSYQTKVLGNKIQLIGDDLFVTNINLLQIGINRNIANSILIKCNQIGSLTETLETIRMAKNAGYGTIISHRSGETEDTSIADIAVGTSAGQIKTGPVRCSERVAKYNQLIRIEEMLGKKGVFYRFNSKLMS; from the coding sequence ATGCCTAAGATTTTAAATATTGTTGGACGCGAGGTCATTGATTCTCGTGGTAATCCAACAGTAGAGACTGAAGTATATATTAAAGGTGGTTCTAGATTCGCATCTGTTCCGTCTGGAGCATCTGTTGGTTCTCAAGAAGCTTTAGAGTTAAGAGATAATAATAATAATCGGTTTTTTGGAAAAGGAGTAACAAAAGCGGTCAGCGCTGTAAATGGACCCATTCGCAAAGCATTAATAGGAATGGATGTAACGCAACAACGTGTTATTGATACGATTATGATTGATTTGGATGGAACCAGTAATAAGTCAAAATTTGGTGCTAACGCTATCTTGAGTGTTTCTTTAGCAGTTGCAAAAGCAGCTTCGGCATTTAAAAATGTTCCATTATATCAACATATTTCTGATTTGTATGATGCACCAACAAATACATTTGTTATACCACTCCCTATGATGAATATTATTAATGGCGGTAAGCATGCTGATAATAATTTAGATATTCAGGAATTTATGATTATCCCGATTGGGGCAAAAACCATCAAAGAAGCAATTCAGATGGGATCTGAAATATCACATAATTTAAGAGTAATCTTAAATAATAAAGGAATATCCACGCAATTAGGCGACGAAGGTGGATATGCTCCTAATCTTAATTCTCATGCCACTGCATTAGAATTAATAAAAGAATCTATAGAACAGTCCGATTATATTTTAAAAGAAGATGTTGTCCTAGCAATAGATTGTGCTGCATCTGAATTGTTTGATACATCTACCAATAGGTATAACATAAAAAGTGAAAAAAAGTTTTTTACTTCTGAGGAATTTACTTATTATTTGTCATCATTAGCACAAAAATACTCGATAGTTTCTATTGAAGATGGACAAAGTGAATATGATTGGGATGGATTTTCTTACCAAACCAAAGTTCTTGGTAATAAAATTCAACTAATAGGAGATGACTTGTTTGTAACTAACATAAATCTGTTACAAATAGGTATTAATCGAAATATTGCAAATTCTATTTTAATTAAATGCAATCAGATAGGGTCTTTAACTGAAACACTAGAAACGATTAGAATGGCTAAAAATGCAGGTTACGGTACAATTATTTCACATCGTTCCGGAGAAACTGAAGATACAAGCATTGCTGACATCGCCGTGGGTACCTCTGCGGGTCAAATAAAAACTGGACCTGTGCGTTGTTCTGAACGAGTAGCTAAATACAATCAACTAATTCGTATAGAAGAAATGTTAGGAAAAAAGGGAGTGTTTTATAGATTCAACAGTAAACTTATGTCATAG
- the cysJ gene encoding NADPH-dependent assimilatory sulfite reductase flavoprotein subunit: MIKNTAHNEITPLTSEQLDYIRSFLVTLSSSQLIWISGYLWGLASVAETNKITDISKNTKIEGVCLNKTITLISASQTGNARQLAEKLRDDIHAINMDVMLFNAGDYRFKKISKETLLIIITSTYGEGEPPEEAIALYRYLFSNKAVKMPNTHFAVFSFGDRSYEHFAKAGKDFDQRLEELGAHRLCDRVDVDIDFKEEANVWRKKIVLLLKNKRISTSIFNQNNESCSLEQVNHIVYNKEYPLIACLSNRYKITSRDSLKDVHHLEINIADSGLHYQPGDALGVWYENDPNLINELLELLRLKGTEQVRVKEEPMFLSEALQKHYELTHNTSVVVKNIATITQNKMLLDLFGNSEKLNKFILTTPIIEMMHRVSIAITPQELLQILRPMKPRFYSISSAQSEVGDEIHITVSVVRYKTNERFRTGGASGYLVDRIKENEKIRIFIEPNNNFRLPKNSNVPVIMIGAGTGIAPFRAFMQQRAADSASGKNWLFFGNLRFIDDFLYQIEWQRYFRDGLLTKIDTAWSRDQNDKIYVQNKLLKNSVELWSWIQEGAHIYVCGDAKHMAQDVNKALVMLASKHGSMGLDEANEFWHNMRIQHRYQRDIY; this comes from the coding sequence ATGATAAAAAACACAGCACATAACGAAATAACACCGTTAACTTCGGAGCAGTTAGATTATATTCGATCATTTTTAGTTACTTTGTCCAGTTCTCAACTGATTTGGATATCCGGATACCTATGGGGATTGGCAAGTGTTGCAGAAACTAATAAAATAACTGATATTTCTAAAAACACTAAAATCGAAGGTGTTTGTCTTAATAAAACAATTACTTTAATATCTGCTTCTCAAACTGGAAATGCACGTCAATTAGCTGAGAAATTACGCGATGATATTCATGCAATTAATATGGATGTCATGTTGTTCAATGCTGGAGATTACAGATTTAAGAAAATTTCTAAAGAAACATTATTAATTATTATTACTTCCACCTATGGAGAGGGAGAACCTCCAGAAGAAGCAATTGCGTTATACAGGTATTTATTTTCCAATAAAGCAGTTAAAATGCCAAATACTCATTTTGCGGTATTTAGTTTTGGAGATCGTTCATATGAACATTTTGCTAAAGCTGGGAAAGATTTTGATCAGCGATTAGAGGAGCTTGGAGCGCATCGATTATGCGATCGAGTCGATGTTGATATCGATTTTAAAGAAGAAGCTAATGTGTGGAGAAAAAAAATAGTTCTTTTATTAAAAAATAAAAGAATATCTACTTCCATATTTAATCAAAATAATGAAAGTTGCAGTCTTGAGCAAGTAAATCACATTGTATATAACAAAGAATATCCATTAATTGCTTGTTTATCAAACCGATACAAAATTACTAGTCGTGATTCACTTAAAGATGTGCATCATTTAGAGATAAATATTGCTGATTCTGGTTTACATTATCAACCAGGAGATGCGTTAGGAGTGTGGTATGAAAATGATCCTAATCTTATTAATGAGTTATTAGAATTATTAAGATTGAAAGGAACTGAACAAGTACGAGTTAAAGAAGAGCCAATGTTTCTTAGTGAAGCATTACAGAAACATTATGAATTAACTCATAATACTTCTGTTGTTGTAAAAAATATAGCTACTATTACTCAAAATAAAATGTTGTTGGATTTATTCGGTAATTCAGAAAAATTAAATAAATTTATTTTAACTACGCCTATTATTGAAATGATGCATCGTGTATCAATTGCAATAACTCCGCAAGAGTTATTGCAAATATTACGCCCTATGAAACCCCGATTTTATTCCATTTCTTCCGCTCAATCAGAGGTAGGAGATGAAATACATATTACTGTAAGCGTAGTACGTTATAAGACAAATGAACGCTTTAGAACAGGTGGTGCTAGTGGTTATTTAGTAGATCGCATAAAAGAAAATGAAAAAATACGTATTTTTATTGAGCCTAATAATAATTTTAGACTACCAAAAAATTCTAATGTTCCAGTAATTATGATTGGAGCCGGAACAGGTATTGCTCCGTTTCGTGCTTTTATGCAACAAAGAGCTGCAGATAGTGCATCAGGAAAAAACTGGTTATTTTTTGGGAATTTAAGATTCATAGATGATTTTCTTTATCAAATTGAATGGCAACGTTATTTCAGAGATGGTTTATTAACCAAAATTGATACAGCTTGGTCCAGAGATCAAAATGATAAGATTTATGTACAAAACAAATTATTAAAGAACAGCGTAGAGCTTTGGTCATGGATTCAAGAAGGAGCTCATATTTATGTATGTGGCGATGCTAAACATATGGCTCAAGATGTAAATAAGGCTTTAGTTATGTTAGCATCTAAACATGGGAGTATGGGTTTAGATGAAGCGAATGAATTTTGGCATAACATGCGGATACAACATCGTTATCAGAGAGATATTTACTAA